One Bacteroidota bacterium genomic region harbors:
- a CDS encoding DUF4255 domain-containing protein yields MIDKALSFLQKELNEYLKLKMGSTTDMVTLTSIIAQNGNLDIDAGTLGMMVVNIEEEKQFRSVSPQTIQVGSNYTLVNPELKINVYMMIAANHTSHTEALKLISNTILFFQGRNTFSNVEFPALDDVEQLMVDLYTINFEQQNQLWASIGAKYLPSVLYRIRMLIMNDNLVRDTAPAVSTFDRSFAGGRE; encoded by the coding sequence ATGATTGATAAAGCGCTGTCGTTCCTCCAAAAAGAGCTGAACGAATATTTAAAATTAAAAATGGGTTCTACCACGGATATGGTAACCCTTACATCCATTATTGCCCAGAACGGAAATCTCGACATTGATGCCGGAACGCTTGGTATGATGGTGGTAAATATTGAAGAAGAAAAGCAGTTTCGTTCCGTATCGCCGCAAACCATTCAGGTAGGTTCAAATTACACCTTGGTAAATCCCGAACTGAAGATCAATGTGTATATGATGATTGCGGCCAATCATACCAGCCACACGGAAGCGCTTAAACTTATTTCCAACACGATATTATTTTTTCAGGGGCGCAATACATTTTCCAATGTGGAGTTTCCGGCACTGGATGATGTGGAGCAGTTAATGGTTGACTTATACACCATCAATTTCGAGCAGCAAAACCAGTTGTGGGCTTCTATCGGAGCAAAATACCTGCCTTCGGTGCTTTACCGTATCCGGATGCTGATTATGAACGACAACCTTGTACGCGATACGGCTCCGGCTGTTAGCACATTTGATCGCTCTTTTGCGGGCGGACGCGAATAA
- a CDS encoding OmpA family protein produces the protein MANHDAHHDGHDHDHDHTEGNRQYYPKGWWIPLVALVVFAIGFAGLGGWLFSLSGTDRWGKHSADDEHGHGGHKTEMAAHHDGDKHEADHKHTSENDSMLAPDSNMVITKLNDGKEISGAPNGIESALVAFISDAAKPVDKTTWFTFDRLVFETGKASLNLNDAGTLAQLDNMAAVLKAYPAVELKIGGYTDNTGKKEDNQKLSQQRAESVMAEIAKRGIDAKRLAAEGYGDQFPKADNSTEEGRAQNRRIDVRVTKK, from the coding sequence ATGGCCAATCACGACGCACACCACGACGGACACGACCACGATCATGATCACACCGAAGGCAACCGCCAGTATTATCCCAAAGGCTGGTGGATTCCGCTGGTGGCGCTTGTAGTTTTTGCTATAGGTTTTGCCGGTTTGGGCGGCTGGCTCTTCAGCCTTTCCGGTACCGACCGCTGGGGCAAACACAGTGCCGATGACGAACACGGACATGGCGGCCACAAAACCGAAATGGCAGCTCACCACGATGGCGACAAGCACGAGGCTGATCACAAGCACACTTCAGAAAATGATTCTATGCTTGCTCCCGACAGCAACATGGTGATTACGAAACTGAACGACGGCAAAGAAATCAGCGGTGCTCCCAATGGCATCGAATCAGCACTGGTGGCTTTTATCAGCGATGCAGCAAAGCCGGTTGACAAAACCACCTGGTTTACATTCGACCGTCTTGTATTTGAAACCGGCAAAGCCAGCCTCAACCTGAACGACGCCGGAACCCTGGCCCAGCTTGATAACATGGCCGCTGTGTTGAAAGCATATCCGGCTGTAGAGCTGAAAATTGGCGGTTATACCGACAATACCGGCAAAAAAGAAGACAACCAGAAACTTTCGCAGCAGCGCGCAGAGTCGGTTATGGCCGAAATTGCAAAGCGCGGCATTGACGCAAAACGCCTCGCCGCAGAAGGCTACGGCGATCAGTTCCCCAAAGCCGATAACAGCACCGAAGAAGGCCGCGCTCAAAATCGCCGTATTGATGTGCGTGTAACCAAAAAATAA